A portion of the Salarias fasciatus chromosome 15, fSalaFa1.1, whole genome shotgun sequence genome contains these proteins:
- the tcf21 gene encoding transcription factor 21, which produces MSTGSLSDVDDELLDGILKFGSSGKDSNESTEESSNCEGAGANEERREASGKKRKSASRKTAPKGVAQQEGGKQVQRNAANARERARMRVLSKAFSRLKTSLPWVPPDTKLSKLDTLRLASSYIAHLRQILANDKYENGYIHPVNLTWPFMVAGKPETDLKEMLSTTRLCGTTAS; this is translated from the exons ATGTCCACCGGATCTCTCAGCGACGTCGACGACGAGCTTCTGGATGGCATCCTGAAGTTCGGCTCCTCCGGGAAAGACTCCAACGAGAGCACGGAGGAGAGCTCCAACTGCGAGGGCGCGGGCGCGAACGAGGAGCGCAGGGAGGCGTCGGGCAAGAAGCGCAAGAGCGCGTCGCGCAAAACTGCGCCCAAGGGCGTGGCGCAACAGGAGGGGGGCAAGCAGGTGCAGAGGAACGCGGCGAACGCCCGGGAGAGGGCCAGGATGCGGGTCCTGTCCAAAGCCTTCTCCCGCCTGAAGACCTCCCTGCCCTGGGTGCCGCCGGACACCAAGCTGTCCAAGCTGGACACGCTGCGCCTGGCCTCCAGCTACATAGCGCACCTCCGGCAGATCCTGGCCAACGACAAGTACGAGAATGGATATATTCACCCCGTGAACCTG ACGTGGCCTTTCATGGTCGCAGGTAAACCGGAGACGGACTTAAAGGAGATGCTGAGCACGACGAGGCTGTGCGGAACCACGGCGTCCTGA